The following proteins are encoded in a genomic region of Streptococcus gwangjuense:
- the pepT gene encoding peptidase T — translation MTYPNLLDRFLTYVKVNTRSDEHSTTTPSTQSQVDFATNVLIPEMKRVGLQNVYYLPNGFAIGTLPANDPSLTRKIGFISHMDTADFNAEGVNPQVIENYDGGVIELGNSGFKLDPADFKSLEKYPGQTLITTDGTTLLGADDKSGIAEIMTAIEYLTAHPEIKHCEIRVGFGPDEEIGVGANKFDAEDFDVDFAYTVDGGPLGELQYETFSAAGAELHFQGRNVHPGTAKDQMVNALQLAIDFHNQLPENDRPELTEGYQGFYHLMDVTGSVEEARASYIIRDFEKDAFEARKAAMQSITDKMNQELGSDRVTLNLTDQYYNMKEVIEKDMTPITIAKAVMEDLGITPIIEPIRGGTDGSKISFMGIPTPNIFAGGENMHGRFEYVSLQTMERAVDTIIGIVAYRD, via the coding sequence ATGACTTACCCCAATCTCTTGGATCGCTTCTTAACCTACGTTAAGGTCAACACGCGCTCTGATGAACACTCTACTACTACTCCAAGTACGCAGAGTCAGGTAGATTTTGCTACCAATGTCCTTATTCCTGAAATGAAACGTGTTGGATTACAAAATGTTTATTATCTACCAAATGGTTTTGCAATTGGAACCTTGCCAGCCAATGATCCATCTTTAACACGTAAGATTGGCTTTATATCTCACATGGATACTGCTGATTTTAATGCCGAAGGAGTCAATCCACAGGTAATTGAAAACTACGATGGTGGTGTGATTGAACTTGGAAATTCTGGTTTCAAACTCGATCCAGCCGACTTCAAGAGTCTTGAAAAATATCCAGGACAAACACTCATCACAACCGATGGAACAACCTTACTAGGAGCTGATGACAAGTCAGGGATTGCTGAAATTATGACTGCTATTGAATATCTGACTGCCCATCCTGAAATCAAACACTGTGAGATTCGTGTTGGTTTTGGTCCAGATGAGGAAATCGGTGTTGGTGCTAATAAATTTGATGCAGAAGATTTTGATGTTGATTTTGCCTATACTGTAGATGGCGGACCTCTCGGAGAACTTCAGTACGAGACTTTCTCAGCAGCTGGGGCTGAATTGCATTTCCAAGGACGCAATGTCCACCCTGGTACCGCCAAAGATCAGATGGTCAATGCCCTTCAGCTAGCAATTGATTTTCATAATCAACTTCCAGAGAATGACCGACCTGAGTTAACAGAAGGTTACCAAGGCTTCTACCACCTAATGGATGTGACAGGTAGTGTCGAAGAGGCGCGTGCAAGCTACATCATTCGTGATTTTGAAAAAGATGCCTTTGAAGCTCGTAAAGCAGCTATGCAGTCTATCACTGATAAGATGAATCAAGAACTTGGTAGCGACCGTGTCACTCTAAACTTGACAGACCAGTACTACAATATGAAAGAAGTCATTGAAAAAGATATGACTCCAATTACCATTGCTAAAGCCGTTATGGAAGATTTAGGTATCACTCCTATAATCGAACCAATCCGTGGAGGGACAGACGGCTCTAAAATTTCCTTTATGGGAATCCCTACTCCCAATATCTTTGCGGGTGGTGAAAATATGCACGGACGTTTTGAATACGTCAGCCTTCAGACTATGGAACGTGCAGTTGATACCATCATTGGTATCGTAGCTTATAGAGACTAA
- a CDS encoding pneumococcal-type histidine triad protein, which produces MKINKKKLAAGAAVVLSLSLCIYALNQHQTGENKDTNRVSYVDGKQDTQKTETQTPEQVSKKEDIQAEQIVVKITDQGYVTSHGDHFHYYNGKVPFDAIFSEELLMKDANYQLKDADIVNEVKGGYIIKVDGKYYVYLKDVAHADNVRSKDEIERQKQGHTHDAPTSNSAVALAQSQGRYTTDDGYIFNASDIIEDTGDAYIVPHGGHYHYIPKSSLSASELAAAQAYLSGTRKQASVTDYRPSTNGTGQTTKPIQQAEIPSNKAESLQSLLQQLYALPSTQRYAESDGLTFDPAKILSRTPSGVAIPHGNHYHFIPYAKLSALEEKIARMIPLTSDSVKPTPLENPSKPAEKPTQQNHHHEQDGDHGSQAPKHEEHGHDAHHDEDHDHGFDANRVISEDDQGFIMTHGDHNHYFFKKDLTADQIKAAQDHLRGKTTVTPSPAHDDEHDNDNHGHKHDEDHDHGFDANRVISEDAAGFVMSHGDHNHYFFKKDLTADQIKAAQDHLRGKTTVTPSPAHDDEHDNDNHGHKHDKDHDHGFDANRVISEDEQGFVMSHGDHNHYFFKKDLTAEQIKAAQDHLKTHHDAEPVKPLAKTVESFSRDASDEEKIAYISKTYGVPLEAIRISNGFFVFGNPDQAYDPTHIHPYAVRKEHVRLPLQTGNPELDFLNELYTTALRDGVSPYSLQVENGSFVIPHGDHNHYIKVQTKGYEVALKNKIPALQSNYQPGAFDEKAVLAKVDQLLADSRSIYKDKPIEQRQIELALGQFTENMKKLATNSTAGYLATLDLFDKQYIHIDESVKPTETSALDKKYQALIDKINTLDTDSYGLPKKDLLVRLQEAKLAKDEAALAAVESQLQALQDFNDRTGVTTVEYIKYFYEHVNDGRLNDELRNKVAQLTWTLYQSQSFLKAAELNKLFPSIYQAKQEVEEALKAQPTTAKSTKTVLDTEKVDNQTAKTAIYGFLKELYGDFMPEEHVNHVSKEQVESLLSKATQLLEQIQEEGIRQSLAEEVENLKAATNKVDADLDEVNSQVKDVLTRIASALQQEKENAEQDPQTLVLYQKLYDILMSLHAYLENNRGSDADFDKVDALLDQLSAKSKDKAALLELTKAILVLNQEIKSKSSASEETTPSTNAESNGDKTSAENQPNSTTESNSETAIDENKPSKATDSKPDESTSEKETTESTTSTGNQEKPAE; this is translated from the coding sequence ATGAAAATAAATAAGAAGAAACTTGCTGCTGGTGCAGCTGTTGTCCTTTCTTTAAGTCTTTGTATTTATGCATTGAATCAACATCAGACAGGAGAGAATAAAGATACGAATCGTGTATCTTATGTCGATGGGAAACAAGACACTCAAAAAACAGAGACACAAACACCAGAGCAAGTTAGCAAAAAAGAAGATATCCAGGCTGAACAAATTGTTGTGAAAATCACCGATCAAGGTTATGTGACTTCACACGGTGATCATTTCCATTATTATAATGGGAAAGTTCCTTTTGATGCGATTTTCAGTGAAGAACTTTTGATGAAAGATGCCAATTATCAATTGAAAGACGCTGATATTGTCAACGAAGTCAAAGGTGGTTACATTATCAAGGTAGATGGTAAGTATTATGTTTACCTTAAGGATGTGGCACATGCGGATAACGTTCGTTCGAAGGACGAAATTGAACGCCAAAAACAAGGTCATACTCACGATGCACCAACATCTAATAGTGCAGTGGCGCTTGCTCAATCTCAAGGTCGCTATACTACTGATGATGGCTACATCTTTAATGCATCTGATATTATAGAGGATACTGGTGATGCTTATATCGTCCCTCACGGAGGACATTACCACTACATTCCAAAGAGTTCCTTGTCTGCTAGTGAATTGGCTGCAGCACAAGCCTATCTCTCTGGAACTAGAAAACAAGCGAGTGTGACTGACTATCGTCCAAGTACAAATGGGACTGGTCAAACTACCAAGCCTATTCAACAGGCTGAAATACCAAGTAATAAAGCCGAGAGTCTTCAAAGTCTATTACAGCAGCTCTATGCTCTTCCAAGTACTCAACGATATGCTGAATCGGATGGTTTGACTTTTGATCCTGCTAAGATTTTAAGCAGGACACCGAGTGGTGTAGCGATTCCTCATGGAAATCACTATCATTTCATTCCCTATGCAAAGCTTTCTGCATTAGAAGAAAAGATTGCGAGAATGATTCCTCTAACTAGTGACAGTGTGAAACCAACACCATTGGAGAATCCAAGCAAACCAGCAGAAAAACCTACTCAGCAAAACCATCATCATGAGCAAGACGGTGACCATGGAAGTCAGGCCCCTAAGCATGAAGAACATGGACATGACGCTCATCATGATGAAGACCATGATCATGGTTTTGATGCCAATCGTGTCATCAGTGAGGATGATCAAGGCTTTATCATGACCCATGGTGATCACAATCATTATTTCTTTAAGAAAGATTTGACAGCAGACCAAATTAAGGCCGCGCAGGATCATTTGAGAGGTAAAACGACAGTAACACCAAGCCCAGCCCATGATGATGAACACGATAACGATAATCATGGCCACAAACATGATGAAGACCATGATCACGGTTTTGATGCTAATCGTGTCATCAGTGAAGATGCGGCAGGCTTTGTCATGAGTCACGGAGACCATAATCATTACTTCTTCAAGAAAGATTTGACAGCTGACCAAATTAAGGCCGCGCAGGATCATTTGAGAGGTAAAACGACAGTAACACCAAGCCCAGCCCATGATGATGAACACGATAACGATAATCATGGCCACAAACATGATAAAGACCATGATCACGGTTTTGATGCTAATCGTGTCATCAGTGAGGATGAACAAGGCTTTGTCATGAGTCATGGTGACCACAATCATTACTTCTTCAAGAAAGATTTGACAGCAGAGCAAATTAAGGCAGCTCAGGATCATTTGAAAACACATCATGATGCGGAGCCTGTAAAACCTCTTGCTAAAACGGTAGAGTCTTTCTCAAGAGATGCTAGCGATGAAGAAAAGATTGCTTATATTTCTAAAACATACGGAGTTCCACTTGAAGCGATTAGAATTTCAAACGGATTCTTTGTCTTTGGAAATCCAGACCAAGCCTACGATCCAACTCATATCCATCCATATGCTGTTCGTAAGGAACATGTGCGTCTTCCGCTACAAACTGGCAATCCAGAACTTGATTTCCTAAATGAACTCTATACCACTGCTTTGCGAGATGGTGTGTCTCCTTATAGTTTACAGGTAGAAAATGGTAGTTTTGTGATTCCTCATGGCGACCACAATCACTACATCAAGGTGCAAACTAAGGGCTATGAAGTGGCTTTGAAAAATAAAATTCCAGCTCTTCAATCTAACTACCAACCTGGAGCTTTTGATGAAAAGGCAGTTTTGGCAAAAGTAGATCAACTTCTAGCTGATAGCAGAAGCATCTACAAAGACAAGCCTATCGAACAAAGACAGATTGAGTTAGCCTTAGGTCAGTTTACTGAGAACATGAAGAAACTGGCAACTAACTCTACAGCAGGTTATCTTGCGACACTTGATCTCTTTGATAAGCAATATATCCATATTGATGAAAGTGTTAAACCTACTGAAACAAGTGCTTTAGATAAGAAATATCAAGCCTTGATTGATAAAATAAATACACTGGATACAGACTCTTATGGACTTCCTAAGAAAGACCTTCTTGTTCGACTTCAAGAAGCTAAATTGGCAAAAGATGAGGCTGCTTTAGCAGCGGTTGAATCACAACTTCAAGCTCTTCAAGATTTTAATGATCGAACAGGTGTTACAACTGTAGAATACATCAAGTATTTCTACGAACACGTAAATGACGGTCGTTTAAATGATGAACTTCGTAATAAAGTGGCTCAGTTGACTTGGACCTTGTATCAATCTCAATCTTTCCTTAAGGCAGCAGAATTGAACAAATTATTCCCAAGCATCTATCAGGCAAAACAAGAAGTGGAAGAAGCTTTGAAAGCTCAACCAACTACTGCTAAATCGACTAAGACAGTTCTAGATACTGAAAAAGTAGATAACCAAACTGCTAAGACAGCTATTTATGGCTTCTTGAAAGAATTGTACGGAGACTTTATGCCTGAAGAGCATGTCAATCATGTCAGCAAGGAGCAAGTAGAAAGTCTTTTGAGCAAGGCAACTCAACTCTTGGAACAAATCCAAGAAGAAGGAATCAGACAATCCTTGGCAGAAGAAGTAGAAAATCTCAAAGCTGCTACAAACAAGGTTGATGCAGACTTGGATGAAGTAAACAGCCAGGTAAAAGATGTCTTGACTCGTATCGCTAGCGCCCTTCAACAAGAGAAGGAAAATGCAGAGCAAGATCCTCAGACACTTGTACTCTATCAAAAACTTTACGATATCCTCATGTCACTTCACGCATACTTAGAAAACAATAGGGGTTCTGATGCCGACTTTGATAAGGTGGATGCATTACTAGATCAACTTTCTGCTAAGAGTAAGGATAAAGCCGCTTTACTTGAATTGACAAAAGCTATACTGGTCTTGAATCAAGAAATCAAGTCAAAATCAAGTGCAAGTGAAGAAACAACTCCATCAACAAATGCTGAATCAAATGGTGATAAGACAAGTGCTGAAAACCAACCTAACTCAACTACAGAATCTAACAGTGAAACTGCCATCGACGAAAACAAACCGAGCAAGGCAACAGATTCTAAACCAGATGAATCAACTTCAGAAAAGGAAACAACAGAATCTACAACAAGTACTGGAAATCAAGAAAAACCAGCAGAATAA
- the adcAII gene encoding zinc-binding lipoprotein AdcAII, whose product MTSVLALVLAACGQKESQSGKGMKIVTSFYPIYAMVKEVSGDLNDVRMIQSSSGIHSFEPSANDIAAIYDADVFVYHSHTLESWAGSLDPNLKKSKVKVLEASEGMTLDRVPGLEDVEAGEGVDEKTLYDPHTWLDPEKAGEEAQIIADKLSEVDSEHKETYQKNAQAFIKKAQELTKKFQPKFEKASQKTFVTQHTAFSYLAKRFGLNQLGIAGISPEQEPSPRQLTEIQEFVKTYKVKTIFTESNASSKVAETLVKSTGVGLKTLNPLEADPQNDKTYLENLEDNMSILAEELK is encoded by the coding sequence ATGACCAGTGTATTGGCTCTGGTATTAGCTGCTTGTGGTCAAAAGGAAAGCCAGTCAGGTAAAGGGATGAAAATCGTGACCAGTTTTTATCCTATCTATGCCATGGTCAAGGAAGTATCTGGTGACTTGAATGATGTTCGAATGATTCAGTCAAGTAGCGGAATTCACTCCTTTGAACCTTCAGCAAATGATATTGCAGCCATCTATGATGCAGATGTCTTTGTCTACCATTCTCATACGCTCGAATCTTGGGCAGGAAGTCTGGATCCCAATCTAAAAAAATCCAAAGTTAAGGTTTTAGAGGCTTCTGAAGGAATGACATTGGATCGTGTCCCTGGTCTAGAAGATGTGGAAGCAGGTGAGGGAGTTGATGAAAAAACGCTTTATGACCCTCATACTTGGCTAGATCCTGAAAAAGCTGGCGAAGAAGCTCAGATTATAGCTGATAAACTTTCAGAGGTTGATAGTGAGCATAAAGAAACTTACCAGAAAAATGCACAAGCCTTTATCAAAAAAGCTCAAGAATTGACTAAGAAATTCCAACCTAAATTTGAAAAAGCGAGTCAGAAAACATTTGTAACACAACATACAGCCTTTTCTTATCTGGCTAAGCGATTTGGACTCAATCAACTTGGTATTGCAGGTATCTCTCCAGAACAAGAACCAAGTCCAAGACAACTAACAGAAATTCAGGAATTTGTTAAAACCTATAAGGTTAAGACGATTTTTACAGAAAGTAATGCTTCTTCAAAAGTAGCTGAAACTCTTGTCAAATCAACAGGTGTGGGTCTTAAAACTCTGAATCCTTTAGAGGCAGACCCACAAAATGACAAAACTTATCTAGAAAACCTAGAAGACAATATGAGTATTTTAGCAGAAGAATTGAAATGA
- a CDS encoding pneumococcal-type histidine triad protein yields the protein MKINKKYLAGSAVALVLSVCAYELGLHQAQTVKENNRVSYIDGNQPSQKAETLTPDEVSKKEGINAEQIVIKITDQGYVTSHGDHYHYYNGKVPYDAIISEELLMKDPNYQLKDSDIVNEIKGGYVIKVDGKYYVYLKDAAHADNVRSKEEITRQKQEHSSNHGGVSNDNAVVAARAQGRYTTDDGYIFNASDIIEDTGDAYIVPHGNHFHYIPKSDLSASELAAARAFLSGKGKHPSSVGYRPSTNSSSSSASETSNSSSYRQTNQSNVEANTRRWAPSVSPQVDNSYQASSSEDVSSLLKQLYALPLSQRHVESDGLVFDPAQITRKTANGVAVPHGDHYHFIPYSQMSDLEQKIARMISENYQGNHTTAGGKELKPIPTPILPNPIPAPEPTPIPSPQPVPNPKPTPSNPIDGKLVKQVIRKVVDGYVFEENGISRYISAKELSAETVAAIDDKLAKQESLSHELGAKKTNLASGDQKFYNKVYDLLATVHQDLISNKGRQADFDTLDRLLERLNDESSDKVKLVDDILAFLAPIRHPERLGKPNAQIAYTDDEIQVAKLAGKYTTEDGYIFDPRDITSDEGDAYVTPHMSHSHWIKKDSLSEAERAAGQAYAKEKGLTPPSTNHQSSGNTEAKGAEAIYNRVKAVKKVPLDRMPYNLQHTVEVKNGSLIIPHYDHYHNIKFEWFDEGLYEAPKGYTLEELFETVKYYVEHPNERPHSDSGWGNASDHVQRNHNSQADNNQTEKPTEEKPQTEKIEEEKPREEKPKNEKAESPKPKESEESEEELPSEPEGPQVETEKVEEKLREAEELLKKIQDPILKSNANETLTGLKNNLLFGSQDNNTIMAEAEKLLVLLKESK from the coding sequence ATGAAAATCAATAAAAAATATCTAGCTGGGTCAGCAGTAGCACTTGTTTTAAGTGTATGTGCTTATGAACTAGGTTTGCATCAAGCCCAAACTGTAAAAGAAAATAATCGTGTTTCATATATCGATGGCAACCAACCAAGCCAAAAGGCAGAGACTTTGACACCTGATGAAGTCAGTAAAAAAGAAGGTATAAATGCCGAGCAAATCGTTATCAAGATTACGGATCAAGGTTATGTGACTTCTCATGGAGACCATTATCATTACTATAATGGCAAGGTTCCTTATGATGCTATTATCAGTGAAGAACTGCTGATGAAGGATCCAAATTATCAGTTGAAGGATTCAGACATTGTCAATGAAATCAAGGGTGGCTATGTGATTAAGGTAGATGGTAAGTATTATGTCTATCTAAAGGATGCAGCGCATGCTGATAATGTTCGCTCAAAAGAAGAAATCACTCGTCAGAAGCAGGAACACAGTAGTAATCATGGAGGAGTTTCTAACGATAATGCGGTAGTCGCTGCTAGAGCTCAGGGTCGTTATACAACGGATGATGGTTATATCTTCAATGCGTCTGATATTATAGAAGATACAGGTGATGCCTATATCGTTCCTCATGGCAATCATTTCCACTATATTCCTAAGAGTGACTTGTCTGCCAGTGAACTGGCTGCAGCTCGAGCCTTTCTATCTGGGAAAGGTAAACACCCAAGCTCAGTTGGGTATCGTCCTTCAACAAATTCTTCTAGCAGTAGCGCATCAGAGACATCGAATAGTAGTTCATATAGACAAACTAATCAAAGCAATGTTGAAGCAAATACCAGAAGATGGGCTCCAAGTGTTAGCCCACAAGTAGATAATAGTTATCAAGCTAGTTCGAGTGAAGACGTATCTAGTCTCCTGAAACAGCTTTATGCCTTGCCGCTTAGTCAACGACATGTGGAATCAGATGGGCTTGTTTTTGATCCAGCGCAGATTACAAGAAAAACTGCGAATGGTGTTGCAGTGCCGCACGGAGATCATTATCACTTTATCCCTTATTCTCAAATGTCTGACTTAGAGCAGAAGATTGCAAGAATGATTTCTGAAAATTATCAAGGAAATCATACTACTGCAGGTGGTAAAGAATTAAAACCAATTCCGACTCCAATCCTTCCAAATCCAATTCCTGCTCCAGAGCCTACCCCAATACCAAGTCCACAACCTGTACCAAATCCTAAACCAACTCCAAGCAATCCAATTGATGGAAAATTGGTAAAACAGGTGATTCGAAAGGTGGTTGATGGTTATGTCTTCGAAGAGAATGGAATTTCGCGTTATATTTCTGCCAAGGAACTTTCAGCAGAAACTGTTGCAGCCATTGATGATAAACTTGCCAAACAAGAGAGTTTGTCTCATGAGTTAGGAGCTAAGAAAACCAATCTTGCATCTGGTGATCAAAAATTTTACAACAAAGTTTATGATTTACTAGCAACAGTTCATCAAGATTTGATTTCCAATAAAGGGCGCCAAGCTGATTTTGACACTTTGGATAGACTATTGGAACGTCTCAACGATGAGTCAAGTGATAAAGTCAAGTTAGTTGATGATATCCTTGCTTTTCTAGCGCCGATTCGTCATCCAGAACGTTTAGGAAAACCAAATGCACAAATAGCTTACACAGATGATGAGATTCAAGTAGCCAAGTTGGCAGGCAAGTATACAACAGAAGATGGCTATATCTTTGACCCCCGTGATATCACCAGTGATGAGGGGGATGCCTATGTAACTCCGCATATGAGCCACAGTCATTGGATTAAGAAAGATAGTTTGTCTGAAGCTGAAAGAGCAGCAGGGCAAGCTTATGCTAAAGAGAAAGGTTTGACGCCTCCTTCAACAAATCATCAAAGTTCAGGAAATACTGAGGCTAAGGGAGCAGAAGCGATTTACAATCGAGTAAAAGCAGTTAAGAAGGTACCACTTGACCGTATGCCTTACAATCTCCAACATACTGTGGAAGTTAAAAATGGAAGTCTGATTATACCTCATTATGACCATTACCATAACATCAAATTTGAGTGGTTTGACGAAGGACTTTATGAGGCACCTAAGGGGTATACTTTAGAAGAGCTATTTGAGACTGTGAAGTATTATGTTGAACATCCAAACGAACGTCCGCATTCAGATAGTGGTTGGGGCAATGCGAGCGACCATGTTCAAAGAAACCACAATAGTCAAGCTGATAACAATCAAACAGAGAAACCAACAGAGGAGAAGCCTCAGACAGAAAAAATTGAGGAGGAAAAACCTCGCGAAGAAAAACCGAAAAATGAGAAAGCAGAATCTCCAAAACCAAAAGAATCAGAGGAATCAGAAGAAGAATTACCATCGGAACCAGAGGGACCTCAGGTTGAAACTGAAAAGGTTGAAGAAAAACTGAGAGAGGCGGAAGAGTTACTTAAAAAGATTCAGGATCCAATTCTTAAGTCAAATGCCAACGAAACTCTCACAGGATTAAAAAATAACCTGTTATTTGGTTCTCAGGACAACAATACTATTATGGCAGAAGCTGAAAAGCTATTAGTCTTGTTAAAGGAGAGTAAGTGA
- a CDS encoding pneumococcal-type histidine triad protein — protein sequence MKINKKYLAGSAAALVLSVCAYELGLHQAQTVKENNRVSYIDGNQPSQKAETLTPDEVSKKEGINAEQIVIKITDQGYVTSHGDHYHYYNGKVPYDAIISEELLMKDPNYQLKDSDIVNEIKGGYVIKVDGKYYVYLKDAAHADNVRSKEEITRQKQEHGSNHGGGSSDKAVVAARAQGRYTTDDGYIFNASDIIEDTGDAYIVPHGNHFHYIPKSDLSASELAAARAFLSGKGNQPSSVGYRPSTNSSSSSSEASNSSSYGQMNQSNVEANTRRWTPSVSPQVDNSYQASPSEDVSSLLKQLYALPLSQRHVESDGLVFDPAQITRKTANGVAVPHGDHYHFIPYSQMSDLEQKIARMISENYQGNHTTAGGKELKPIPNPSLPNLIPSPVLPALTLKPLKPIVKPAPTPNPKIDSNSSLVSQLVRKVGEGYVFEEKGISRYVFAKDLPSDTVKNLESKLSKQESVSHALTAKKEKVAPRDQEFYDKTYNLLAEAHKALSENKGRTSDFQALDKLAERLNDESSNKGKLVDDLLAFLAPITHPERLGKPNSQIEYTENEVRIAQLADKYTTSDGYIFDEHDIISDEGDAYVTPHMGHSHWIGKDSLSDKEKAAAQSYTKEKGILPPSADADAQANPTGDSAAAIYNRVKGEKRIPLVRLPYMVEHTVEIKNGNLIIPHKDHYHNIKFAWFDDHSYKAPNGYTLEDLFATIKYYVEHPDERPHSNDGWGNASDHVLGKKDHSEDPKKNFKADEEPVEETPAEPEVPQVETEKVEAKLKEAEALLAKVTDASLKGNATETLAGLRNNLSLQTMDNNGIMAEAEKLLALLKGSNPSPVSKEKTN from the coding sequence ATGAAAATCAATAAAAAATATCTAGCTGGGTCAGCAGCTGCACTTGTTTTAAGTGTCTGTGCTTATGAACTAGGTTTGCATCAAGCCCAAACTGTAAAAGAAAATAATCGTGTTTCATACATTGATGGTAACCAACCAAGCCAAAAGGCAGAGACTTTGACACCTGATGAAGTCAGTAAAAAAGAAGGTATAAATGCTGAGCAAATTGTTATCAAGATTACGGACCAAGGTTATGTGACTTCTCATGGAGACCATTATCACTACTATAATGGCAAGGTTCCTTATGATGCTATCATCAGTGAAGAACTTCTGATGAAAGATCCAAATTATCAGTTGAAGGATTCAGACATTGTCAATGAAATCAAGGGTGGCTATGTGATTAAGGTAGATGGTAAGTATTATGTCTATCTAAAGGATGCAGCCCACGCTGATAATGTTCGATCAAAAGAAGAAATCACTCGTCAGAAGCAGGAACACGGTAGTAATCACGGAGGTGGTTCTAGCGATAAAGCGGTAGTAGCTGCTAGAGCTCAGGGCCGCTATACAACGGATGATGGTTATATCTTTAATGCCTCTGATATCATTGAGGACACGGGTGATGCCTATATCGTTCCTCATGGCAATCATTTCCACTATATTCCTAAGAGTGACTTGTCTGCCAGTGAATTAGCTGCAGCTCGAGCCTTCCTATCTGGAAAAGGTAATCAACCAAGCTCAGTTGGGTATCGTCCTTCAACAAATTCTTCTAGCAGCTCATCAGAGGCATCAAATAGTAGTTCATATGGACAAATGAATCAAAGCAATGTTGAAGCAAATACTAGAAGATGGACTCCAAGTGTTAGCCCACAAGTGGATAATAGCTATCAAGCTAGTCCGAGTGAAGACGTATCTAGTCTCTTGAAACAACTTTATGCCTTGCCACTCAGTCAACGACATGTGGAATCAGATGGACTTGTCTTTGATCCGGCGCAGATTACAAGAAAAACTGCGAATGGTGTTGCAGTGCCACACGGAGATCATTATCACTTTATTCCTTATTCTCAAATGTCTGATTTAGAGCAGAAGATTGCGAGAATGATTTCTGAAAATTATCAAGGAAATCATACTACTGCAGGTGGCAAAGAATTAAAACCAATTCCGAATCCAAGTCTTCCAAATTTAATTCCATCTCCTGTTTTGCCAGCTCTTACCTTAAAACCTTTGAAACCTATTGTAAAGCCGGCTCCTACTCCAAATCCTAAAATAGACTCAAATTCTTCTTTGGTTAGTCAGCTGGTACGAAAAGTTGGGGAAGGGTATGTATTCGAAGAAAAGGGCATCTCTCGTTATGTCTTTGCGAAAGATTTACCATCTGACACTGTTAAAAATCTGGAAAGCAAGTTATCAAAACAAGAGAGTGTTTCACACGCTTTAACTGCTAAAAAAGAAAAAGTTGCTCCTCGTGACCAAGAATTTTATGATAAAACATATAATCTGTTGGCCGAGGCTCATAAAGCTTTATCTGAAAATAAGGGTCGTACTTCTGATTTCCAAGCCTTAGACAAATTAGCAGAACGCTTGAATGATGAATCTTCTAATAAAGGAAAATTGGTAGATGATTTATTGGCATTCCTAGCACCAATTACTCATCCAGAGCGACTTGGCAAACCAAATTCTCAGATTGAGTATACCGAAAATGAAGTCCGCATTGCTCAATTAGCTGATAAGTATACAACTTCAGATGGTTACATTTTTGACGAACATGATATTATCAGTGATGAAGGAGATGCCTATGTAACGCCTCATATGGGACATAGTCACTGGATTGGAAAAGACAGCCTTTCTGATAAGGAAAAAGCTGCGGCTCAATCTTATACTAAAGAAAAAGGCATCCTACCTCCGTCAGCAGACGCAGATGCTCAAGCAAATCCAACTGGAGATAGTGCAGCGGCCATTTACAATCGTGTGAAAGGTGAGAAACGAATTCCACTCGTTCGACTTCCATACATGGTTGAGCATACAGTTGAGATTAAAAATGGTAATTTAATTATTCCTCACAAGGATCATTACCATAACATTAAATTTGCTTGGTTTGATGATCACTCATACAAAGCTCCAAATGGTTATACTCTGGAAGACTTATTTGCGACGATTAAGTACTATGTTGAACATCCTGATGAACGTCCACATTCTAATGACGGATGGGGAAATGCCAGCGACCATGTCTTAGGTAAGAAAGACCACAGTGAAGATCCCAAAAAGAACTTCAAAGCGGATGAAGAACCAGTAGAGGAAACACCTGCTGAGCCAGAAGTTCCTCAAGTAGAGACTGAAAAAGTAGAAGCCAAGCTCAAAGAAGCAGAAGCTTTGCTTGCGAAAGTAACGGATGCTAGTCTGAAAGGAAATGCGACAGAAACCCTAGCTGGTTTACGAAATAATTTGAGTCTCCAAACCATGGATAATAATGGTATCATGGCAGAAGCAGAAAAATTACTTGCGTTGTTAAAAGGTAGTAATCCTTCGCCTGTAAGTAAGGAAAAAACAAATTAA